The following proteins come from a genomic window of Sorghum bicolor cultivar BTx623 chromosome 3, Sorghum_bicolor_NCBIv3, whole genome shotgun sequence:
- the LOC8078734 gene encoding protein IQ-DOMAIN 14, translating into MGKAARWFRSLLGGGRKDQERQRASPAPPPTADRKRWSFARSSRDSAEAAAAATEGSVRGGAAAAGGNAAIARAAEAAWLKSLYDDTGRQQSKHAIAVAAATAAAADAAVAAAQAAVEVVRLTSQGPVFGGGGGGGAVLDPRGRAGAAVKIQTAFRGFLAKKALRALKALVKLQALVRGYLVRRQAAATLQSMQALVRAQATVRAARGCRALPSLPPLHHPAAFRPRFSLQERYADDTRSEHGVAAYSRRLSASIESASYGGGGYDRSPKIVEMDTARPRSRASSLRTEDEWYAQSVSSPLQPPCHHLPPRIAVPTSRHFPDYDWCAPEKPRPATAQCTPRFAPPTPAKSVCGGGGGNGGYYAHHLAAGSPNCPGYMSSTQSSEAKSSSRSHSAPKQRPPEQQQPSRKRVPLSEVVLEARASLGGVGVGMMHKPCNTRAAQPQEPFDFRAAVVSRFEQRASDAAAAAERDRDVLFLQRRW; encoded by the exons ATGGGCAAGGCGGCGCGGTGGTTCCGCAGCTTGCTTGGCGGCGGGAGGAAGGACCAGGAGAGGCAGCGGgcctcgccggcgccgccgcccaccGCGGACAGGAAGCGCTGGAGCTTCGCTCGCTCGTCGCGGGACTCGGccgaggccgcggcggcggcgaccgagGGCTCCGTGCGGggcggtgccgccgccgccggcggtaaCGCGGCGATCGCGAGGGCGGCCGAGGCCGCGTGGCTCAAGTCGCTCTACGACGACACGGGGCGGCAGCAGAGCAAGCACGCCATCGCCGTCGCTGCGGctaccgcggcggcggcggacgcggcCGTGGCCGCCGCGCAGGCCGCCGTCGAGGTCGTCCGGCTCACCAGCCAGGGCCCTGTCTTCGGCGGCGGAGGTGGAGGAGGGGCCGTGCTCGACCCCCGTggccgcgccggcgccgccgtcaAGATCCAGACGGCCTTCAGAGGCTTCTTG GCGAAGAAGGCGCTGCGAGCGCTCAAGGCGCTGGTGAAGCTGCAGGCGCTGGTGCGCGGCTACCTGGTGCGGCGGCAGGCGGCGGCGACGCTGCAGAGCATGCAGGCGCTGGTCCGCGCGCAGGCCACCGTCCGCGCCGCCCGCGGCTGCCGCGCCCTGCCCTCGCTCCCGCCGCTCCACCACCCAGCTGCATTCCGCCCGCGCTTCTCGCTG CAAGAGCGGTACGCTGACGACACGCGCAGCGAGCACGGCGTGGCGGCGTACAGCCGGCGCCTGTCCGCGAGCATCGAGTCGGCGTCGTACGGGGGCGGCGGGTACGACCGGAGCCCCAAGATCGTGGAGATGGACACGGCGCGGCCGAGGTCCCGCGCGTCGTCCCTTCGCACCGAAGACGAGTGGTACGCGCAGTCGGTGTCGTCGCCGCTGCAGCCGCCGTGCCACCACCTGCCGCCGCGCATCGCGGTGCCGACGTCGCGCCACTTCCCGGACTACGACTGGTGCGCGCCGGAGAAGCCCCGGCCGGCGACGGCGCAGTGCACGCCCCGGTTCGCGCCGCCGACCCCGGCAAAGAGcgtctgcggcggcggcggtggtaaCGGCGGCTACTACGCCCACCACCTCGCCGCGGGGTCGCCCAACTGCCCCGGGTACATGTCGAGCACGCAGTCGTCGGAGGCCAAGTCGTCGTCCCGGTCGCACAGCGCGCCGAAGCAGCGGCCgccggagcagcagcagccgtcCCGGAAGCGCGTGCCGCTGAGCGAGGTGGTCCTGGAGGCCCGCGCCAGCCtgggcggcgtcggcgtcggtatGATGCACAAGCCGTGCAACACCCGCGCCGCGCAGCCGCAGGAGCCGTTCGATTTCCGCGCCGCCGTCGTCAGCCGGTTCGAGCAGCGCGCGTCggacgccgctgccgccgccgaacGGGACCGCGACGTGTTGTTCCTGCAGAGGAGGTGGTGA